The genomic DNA ACTAAGTGTTCGAAATCTCACCAGCGCGACGACAGAGAACGATAAACAAAAAGAGGTCCTTGCTTTACACTATATGTACCTTTGGGACTGGTGGCGTCGTTGGGAACAACTGCATATCGATATAAACCCTATAACAACAGAAAAAGAAGAGGGCGGTTTAACCATTTTGGTTAAACCGCCGCCCTTATTTTATCCAAGGTGTTTATCGCAGGAAGGCTATGATGTTCACAGTATCGTGGTCTTCCTTCTTGCACATTGAAACTTTAATAATTATATAGGACATGCAAAAGCAATGAGCGAAACGATATCCAAAAACCGCCCGCTATTGCGGGCGGCCCTTATGGTTGCCGAACTAGGATTCGAACCCAGACAAACAGAGTCAGAGTCTGTCGTGTTGAGGTGAGAAATCATTAATAAAAACATTTAATTTTCCGGCTGCTTTACTTACTGCACGTTGTTTTTCCAGATGAGTATAGATAGCCAACGTCGTGTGAATATCCTTATGTCCCATCAAATATGAAGCAGTTTTGACATCAATACCTGCATCATATAGCATTGTACAATATGTGTGCCGAATCATATGTTGAGTAATATCTAAACTTGTCTGCCGCTTATATTTTGTCCATTGCCAACTATGGGCATTTGGATTAATAGGTGTATAAGGGTTTTCACCAAAAATTAGTCCCTTATGAATTCCGGGATGTTTTTTCAGAATTGGTTCTAAGGTTTTGGGCATCGGGATGATCCGTTCTTGATCGCCATTTTTTAAATAGTCCCGAATGAAGGGCTGGCCTTTTACATAGACAACAGCCTTATTTACACAGATTAAGTTTTGCTTAAAATCTAAGTCCTCCCATTTTAGGGCAAGCATTTCTGATCGTCTAAGGCCGGTCATCAACAAGCAGTAGGCATAAAATCCATTTTCAAAGTTATTTCGGTGTAACAAAACTATTTCAACTTCACCTTGCGTTAACGAGCGGCGATGATTTTTCGCCGCCATGCGTGGCGTTTTGACAAAACTACACGGATTTGATAGCTCTAGTCCTTGTATATTGGCATATCTGAAAACTTGCTGGATCATGTATTTTCTCTTGTTAATGGAACTTTTAGCTAAACCTTGCTGATATAACCTATCTAATAGTTCTTGAACTTTTTTAGGAGTAATATCTTCCATGTTTAATTCATTAAATTCTACAACCAAATGGTGTTGCAATTTTGCGTACTCATTAAGAGTATTTTCTTGAACTTCGCCTTTTTGAAATTTAATCCAGTTGTTAGCCCAAAACTTAAACGTCATGTCCATAATAATGTCTCCCTTCCCTACAACATTCATGTTGTAGGGATTTTTTATTGTCTTGAAAGTCCCTCCTATTTGGTAGGGACTTTTTCATTTTATAATCGTAAACCTATTTCGACAAATAAACAGGAGGAAAGCAATATGAAAATTATATCCATCGCAAACCAAAAGGGCGGAGTCGGTAAAACAACCACAACAATGGCGCTGGGGGCAGCGCTTGCTGCTAAAGGAAAATGCGTGTTACTTATTGACCTTGACCCACAGGGTAACCTGTCAAATTACCTCGGCTTTGAGCCGGATAGCGGCTCTACTATCCACGAACTGATTGTAGCCGGGGCTACCGGTCGTGAACTGGATGCTACCAGCTGCATTCGCCACAGCAAAGCCGAGCAGCTGGATTACATACCGGCAACTCTCGCATTATCTGGTGCGGATGCTGTCATACAATCCGCAATTGGACGTGAAAGCGTTTTAAACCGAGTACTGCAAGCACCGCTGTTTAGTAATTACGATTACATCTTGATTGACTGCCTGCCGTCACTGGGGAATCTCACTCTTAACGCCTTCGGCGCGTCGGATTCCGTTCTAGTGCCGGTTCAAATGCAGAAGTTTGCTCTGGATGGGCTGGACGCATTGTTTAATTCTATAAAGATGATCCAGCAGCTTATTAATCCCAAGCTAACCCTGGGCGGCATTCTACAAACGATGCGTGATAACACGAACATGAGCGAAAGCGTTAAAGATTACCTGATAACCAATTATGGCGACGCCGTTTATAGCACTTCAATCCGCCGTTCTGTGGAGGCTGCCAATAGCACCGCTTATCAGAAAAGCCTTGTCAGCTATAAGAACAAGCTTGGCACGGAATACGAAGCTTTTGCAGAGGAGTTTCTGGTACGGGAGGGAAATTAATTGGCTATTGTCAAGCTGCGGCAAAAGCAAAAGCGTGAGCCGCGTAAGCCGCAAGTAGGCGATATTGTTACAATAATTGGCCACATAAGGGACGAGACAACCAAAACCATGCTTAAATCTGGTTCTGCTGTAGTTATTACTGACTTCGTTGTTGAAAAAGGAGTATTTGGAGAAAGGATTGAGTCTTATAAAGTAATTGACTTATCAGGAGAGCAGTTTTCCCAACAGTTGTCCGAATCCCAATTTTGTTTTTTCAAAGACCATCTTATATTCGGATTTTGGGCATTTGTAACTTTGCTTTTAGTTACTGGTTTATGGGGCGTATTAATTAACACGATAGTAACAGAGATCATTACAGTTGACATTCCTATATATTGGAGTCTGATGCTTATACCTTCACTCGTTTTCCTATGGATTTTTGTAACGTTCATTTTTATTCCTTTAGTTAGATCCTGCAAAGAATATTTCCTCTTTAAAAAGAAAGAAGGTGAATAACAATGGCGGCTAAAACATTTGACTTTTCAAATAGACCAAAACAACAGTTCACGCCGGCAGATTTGCCTGGTCTGTTTAGCGGCCTTGGCAATGCAACTGCACCAGGAACCATTGTGCAGTTGCCGCTTGGTAAGCTGATTGCTTGGGATAACCAACCGTTTAAGCCTTATTCCGAAGCGAAAATGCAGCAGTTTGTTGAAGATATAAAAGCAAACGGAGTTTTAAATCCCATAATTGTTCGCCCGAAGGGTGAGCAGTACGAAATCTTGGCAGGTCATAACCGTTGGAATGCAAGTCGCAAAGCAGGGCTGGAAACGATACCCGCCATCATCATGAATGTTGATGACGACACTGCCACGCTGATAATGGTTAACACCAACCTCAACCAACGCGACGAACTGCTTCTCAGTGAAAAGGCATGGGCATATCGTTTGCAACTGGAAGCAATGAAGAGACAGGGACAGAGGACGGATTTAACTTCCGCTCAAAATGAGCGAAAGTATTCCAACAAAGAATCCAGAGAATTACTAGCGGAGCAAACAGGTGAAAACCGTAACCAAATTCAGCGTTACGTCCGCCTTACCTATCTCATTCCCGAATTACTTGAAATGGTAGATAAAAATATGCTTCCAATGATGTCTGGCGTATCACTTTCTTATCTATCTAAGGAGGAGCAGCACATTGCTTGCGACATTTCAGCAGAGTGCGATAAAAAAATATCGACAGCGCAGGCAGAGAAGATCAAGCGGTTGGGGCAGGATGGTAGATTTAGCGCCGAAGCCGCCCGGCAGATCTTGCTTCCCACACCACGCTGGAACGCTGCCAATGCCTTTTCCAGTCGCAGCAAAGGGCTTATCCCTAAGACAGCCACAGAGCAGGACATAGAACGTATCGTCGTGTTGATTAACGAGTATTTTATGCGATCCGAAAAGGAGAAATCCGATGCCTAATTTATCAGATGGTATTATTGATCTGCTTATTAGCATACTGTTCCTCTTAATTACGATTGTGCTATTTTTGCGGGCCCACATCAAATTCTCTAAAGGTGAGTTTATATTCTCTGACCTAATGCTTGCAATACCCTTTACGGTGTTCATATTAGTTTTTTACTTTATCAGACTTCATAAAGGAGGGTAACGCATGCCTGATGTGCAATTGCGTGCATATTATTTTTTCTTGCGTTTCTCGCATTTATAAAATGCTTGTTCAAAGGGCGAATACAACCTCAGCCCACGCAGGGGGAACCTCCATTGGAAAGGAAAGAACCATGAAAAAGAAAATGCCTCAGCTTACCATGAAACGAGCCAAGGAAATTGCAGTCAAGGTTTTGGGGTCATCCAGAGGGCTAGAAAAAGATGAACGCTTTGAGGGTGCACCCTATGCCGTTTATCAAATACCGATGGGTGATTTTCGCACTGAAATCCGTTATGACATCTACGGCGGTACTCTGATTCAAGTTTCGATATGTGGGCCAATACATACGTCTTTTGCCTTATATGATCCAGATACTCTTGAAGAAAATTTTGAGCAGGAAGAGATTTGGAAACGGCGGGAAAAGCAGGAGGCTTTCGACGAATGGGTAGGTGCAAATGGACCGGAACACTGTCACGAAGCCGTGGATAAAAGCTGGAATAATCAGAGATAACCAAAATCTCAAACGATTGCGATTTTGTGATTAAGGAATGGAGGGTAAATAAGTGGATGTATTAGACAGTTACGAAAAGAATACCGTTCGGATTGGCGTTAAAGCAACCAAGCTTACCGCACAAACTTTAAGTGATATTGCTGCTTGGCTGCTCAAGCAGCTTAAAAACAAAATATTGCCGGACGAGATCAAAGGTAAAACCAGCATTAAAAAGCTAATGAAGAAGGGAGACAAGCTAATGGGGCAGGACATCAAAAGCCCCGATCTGAAGGAGCTGAGCCACGTACTTAAACGTTACAATATAGGCTTTGCAGCCATCAAACATGAGGGCACGGATGATTACACCCTGTTTTTCAAGGCCCGTGATCAAGCGCAGCTCAGCACTGGGTTAGACGCCTACCTTGCGAAGGCAGTATCCCGAAATACCCCAGAACAGAAGCGACCGGAAATCAGTAAAACCACCAGGGATAAAGCGGAGCCAGATAAGGATGTGCCGGACGACGTTTCCTTCGCCGCGCCGACACGAGAACCGGCAAAGGAAATTCCCCGGGAGCCACAGCCGCGTTCCATCCCTAAGGAGCTGGAAGAAGCAAAGGCGGTGTCGCAGGCGATGCAGCAGGCGCGCGAAGCTGAAAAAGAGCTTACCCGGAACCGCAGTAGAGGGCGAGAAAGATGAACCGCCGAAAGCTCACGTTTCACACATTAGCTGTTCTCTTTCTACTGTTGGTGTTCTGGTATGTCAACCGGGCCAGCGAACTACTGCGAGGCGCGTTTGAGGATGGAACAAGTATGGCTTTAGCGATACAAAACACAGGCATTGAAATGCTCCGAAATCCGTTTTATCTATCTATTAATAATATTGATCTAGCTGTGGCCAGCGCGTCTGTGCTGGTACTACTCATAACCGCATTACAGCGGCGCAAAGTGTTTCGCCCCGGTGAAGAATACGGCTCAGCCCGCTTTGGTACGATGCGCGACATACAGCCGTTTATTGACAAAGACCCGGATAAAAACATTATCCTGACTGAAACCGAAATGCTCTCGATGTCCAGCCGGATGAAGCGAACCAAGAACGAAGATTACAACCGCAACAAAAACGTACTGATTATAGGTGGCGCGGGCAGCGGCAAAACTCGGTATTTCGTAAAACCAAACCTGCTGCAAATGCATAGCTCTTATGTCGTGACCGATCCCAAGGGCACGCTACTGCGAGAATGTGGACATGCATTTGAAGCGAGTGGATACCGAATAAAGGTTCTAAATCTCAACGAAACGGACGGTATGCGGCAATCGCAGGGGTACAACCCGTTTAACTATATCCGCAGCGAAGCGGACATTCTGAAACTGGTGGATGTGCTTATGGCGAACACGAACGGCGAAGGGCAGAGGCCTACCGGTGATCCCTTCTGGCAGGCGGCGGAAAAGCTGCTGTACACGGCGCTTATTGGCTACATATGGAGTTGCGGCGAGCCACAAGACAAGAATATCGGAACGCTGCTGGATTTATTGGGCGCTTCCGATGCCAAGGAGGAAGACGAGGAATACAAAAACCCTGTAGATGTCCTGTTTATGGAGCTGGAACGGGAATTTCCCGACCACTTTGCGGTGCGGCAATATCGAAAGTACCGCAAGGCCGCCGGTAAAACAGCAAAGTCCATCCTCATTTCATGCGGTGCCAGACTTGCCCCCTTTGATATTAAAGAGGTTAGAGACTTAATGTCAGAGGACGAGCTGGAGCTGGAGCAGCTTGGCGACAGAAAGACCGTGCTATTTGTGATCACGTCAGATACTAACAAGACCTTTAACTTTATCGCTGCCATGATGTACTCTCAGATGTTTAATCTTCTTTGCGACCGAGCGCTATACAAATATGGTGGCAGCCTGCCGGTGCATGTTCGCTGCATTTTGGATGAGTTTGCGAACATTGGTCGCATACCCAACTTTGAAGAGATAATATCGGTCATTCGCAGCCGCGAAATATCAGCTTGTCCGATATTACAATCTAGGGCGCAGCTTGAAAGCGTCTACGAAAAGAAATCGGACATTATTATGGACAACTGCGATACGCTGCTGTTTTTGGGCAGTAAGAGTTACAAGACGCTTGAGGAAATGACAAAAATGATTGGTCGCCAGACCATAGACCAATACAACACAAGCAAATCTCGCGGCAGTCAGAAGTCGGACAGTACGAATTATCAGAAGCTGGGTCGCGAACTCATGACAATAGACGAGCTGGCCAGTATGAGCCGCAGCGAG from Oscillospiraceae bacterium MB24-C1 includes the following:
- a CDS encoding type IV secretory system conjugative DNA transfer family protein produces the protein MNRRKLTFHTLAVLFLLLVFWYVNRASELLRGAFEDGTSMALAIQNTGIEMLRNPFYLSINNIDLAVASASVLVLLITALQRRKVFRPGEEYGSARFGTMRDIQPFIDKDPDKNIILTETEMLSMSSRMKRTKNEDYNRNKNVLIIGGAGSGKTRYFVKPNLLQMHSSYVVTDPKGTLLRECGHAFEASGYRIKVLNLNETDGMRQSQGYNPFNYIRSEADILKLVDVLMANTNGEGQRPTGDPFWQAAEKLLYTALIGYIWSCGEPQDKNIGTLLDLLGASDAKEEDEEYKNPVDVLFMELEREFPDHFAVRQYRKYRKAAGKTAKSILISCGARLAPFDIKEVRDLMSEDELELEQLGDRKTVLFVITSDTNKTFNFIAAMMYSQMFNLLCDRALYKYGGSLPVHVRCILDEFANIGRIPNFEEIISVIRSREISACPILQSRAQLESVYEKKSDIIMDNCDTLLFLGSKSYKTLEEMTKMIGRQTIDQYNTSKSRGSQKSDSTNYQKLGRELMTIDELASMSRSECICHIGGIRPFKSKKYDLTQHPRYHLTSDADRNNAYTPLWLRPHVTISAEERFEVLHISNH
- a CDS encoding ParB/RepB/Spo0J family partition protein; the encoded protein is MAAKTFDFSNRPKQQFTPADLPGLFSGLGNATAPGTIVQLPLGKLIAWDNQPFKPYSEAKMQQFVEDIKANGVLNPIIVRPKGEQYEILAGHNRWNASRKAGLETIPAIIMNVDDDTATLIMVNTNLNQRDELLLSEKAWAYRLQLEAMKRQGQRTDLTSAQNERKYSNKESRELLAEQTGENRNQIQRYVRLTYLIPELLEMVDKNMLPMMSGVSLSYLSKEEQHIACDISAECDKKISTAQAEKIKRLGQDGRFSAEAARQILLPTPRWNAANAFSSRSKGLIPKTATEQDIERIVVLINEYFMRSEKEKSDA
- a CDS encoding site-specific integrase; translated protein: MDMTFKFWANNWIKFQKGEVQENTLNEYAKLQHHLVVEFNELNMEDITPKKVQELLDRLYQQGLAKSSINKRKYMIQQVFRYANIQGLELSNPCSFVKTPRMAAKNHRRSLTQGEVEIVLLHRNNFENGFYAYCLLMTGLRRSEMLALKWEDLDFKQNLICVNKAVVYVKGQPFIRDYLKNGDQERIIPMPKTLEPILKKHPGIHKGLIFGENPYTPINPNAHSWQWTKYKRQTSLDITQHMIRHTYCTMLYDAGIDVKTASYLMGHKDIHTTLAIYTHLEKQRAVSKAAGKLNVFINDFSPQHDRL
- a CDS encoding AAA family ATPase, with protein sequence MKIISIANQKGGVGKTTTTMALGAALAAKGKCVLLIDLDPQGNLSNYLGFEPDSGSTIHELIVAGATGRELDATSCIRHSKAEQLDYIPATLALSGADAVIQSAIGRESVLNRVLQAPLFSNYDYILIDCLPSLGNLTLNAFGASDSVLVPVQMQKFALDGLDALFNSIKMIQQLINPKLTLGGILQTMRDNTNMSESVKDYLITNYGDAVYSTSIRRSVEAANSTAYQKSLVSYKNKLGTEYEAFAEEFLVREGN
- a CDS encoding PcfB family protein is translated as MDVLDSYEKNTVRIGVKATKLTAQTLSDIAAWLLKQLKNKILPDEIKGKTSIKKLMKKGDKLMGQDIKSPDLKELSHVLKRYNIGFAAIKHEGTDDYTLFFKARDQAQLSTGLDAYLAKAVSRNTPEQKRPEISKTTRDKAEPDKDVPDDVSFAAPTREPAKEIPREPQPRSIPKELEEAKAVSQAMQQAREAEKELTRNRSRGRER